The Mycolicibacterium smegmatis genome has a window encoding:
- a CDS encoding oxygenase MpaB family protein translates to MTVTGERPEIILTDVDFNRRDHPDRPLRPIPPGRDHFADQWRRMREIMFGEWIDVDKEVEPNELTRLRDDYFWQGDEHMIGVVDAFERIGHEQGRAMFEQALTQGIDTVENPPQELVDLFEHLDNLPKQFDLVAAERGRMLAMSSTIAATTIIRAWAVYETAMTGDISAATGATGRFADDGPRRFIETARVFAEFTLPEIFDRHSEAFCDVVRVRLMHALASRGLRRKWGDDLYLKFGEPIPVTSLLGFGSGMLLGRLVDHAFGRKLTPQQLEDLAEYSSFSGRLWGAPERLYSPNGIELIKSLNYVLARGGNPSPWRAELVDAVAGPEHLQTLTDTLPGLLKKVIYKYANTITATIAFAPAGVVFGYGQIEAMLKDTMFEPLGYDIRRRVKNFERLTKLNVRVAMLADRVPWSNPIREHRKRTGAAARERIAMLDKIAAGRQIPLTYTHHDRSTSGEGFTG, encoded by the coding sequence ATGACTGTGACCGGCGAGCGTCCCGAGATCATCCTCACCGACGTCGACTTCAACCGCCGCGACCACCCCGATCGGCCTCTGCGGCCCATCCCGCCGGGCCGCGACCACTTCGCCGACCAGTGGCGCCGCATGCGCGAGATCATGTTCGGGGAGTGGATCGACGTCGACAAAGAGGTCGAACCCAACGAACTCACCCGCCTGCGCGACGACTACTTCTGGCAGGGCGACGAGCACATGATCGGCGTCGTCGACGCCTTCGAACGCATCGGACACGAACAGGGCCGTGCGATGTTCGAACAGGCGCTGACACAGGGCATCGACACCGTCGAAAACCCGCCGCAGGAACTCGTCGACCTCTTCGAACACCTCGACAACCTGCCCAAGCAGTTCGATCTTGTTGCCGCCGAACGCGGCCGGATGCTGGCGATGTCGAGCACGATCGCCGCGACCACGATCATCCGAGCGTGGGCGGTGTACGAGACCGCGATGACCGGCGACATCTCCGCGGCCACCGGGGCGACCGGACGTTTCGCCGACGACGGACCGCGGCGGTTCATCGAAACGGCCCGGGTGTTCGCGGAATTCACGCTGCCGGAGATCTTCGACCGGCACTCGGAGGCCTTCTGTGACGTCGTGCGGGTGCGGTTGATGCACGCGCTGGCCAGCCGTGGTCTGCGGCGCAAATGGGGTGACGACCTGTATCTGAAATTCGGCGAACCGATTCCGGTGACGTCGCTGCTCGGATTCGGCAGTGGCATGTTGCTCGGCCGCCTGGTGGACCACGCGTTCGGCCGCAAGCTCACGCCGCAACAGTTGGAGGATCTCGCCGAGTACTCGTCGTTCTCCGGCCGGTTGTGGGGCGCGCCCGAACGTCTCTACTCCCCGAACGGGATCGAGCTGATCAAGTCGCTCAACTACGTTCTCGCCCGCGGTGGCAACCCGTCACCGTGGCGCGCCGAACTCGTCGACGCCGTCGCGGGCCCGGAACATCTGCAGACCCTCACCGACACACTGCCCGGCCTGCTCAAGAAGGTGATCTACAAGTACGCCAACACCATCACCGCCACCATCGCGTTCGCGCCTGCCGGCGTGGTGTTCGGCTACGGGCAGATCGAGGCCATGCTCAAGGACACGATGTTCGAGCCGCTCGGTTACGACATCCGCCGCCGGGTGAAGAACTTCGAGCGGCTGACCAAGCTCAACGTCCGCGTCGCGATGCTGGCCGACCGCGTTCCGTGGTCGAATCCCATTCGCGAGCACCGCAAGCGGACCGGAGCGGCCGCCCGCGAGCGCATCGCGATGCTCGACAAGATCGCCGCGGGCCGCCAGATCCCGCTGACCTACACCCACCACGACCGGTCGACATCGGGTGAAGGCTTCACCGGATAG
- a CDS encoding PfkB family carbohydrate kinase yields the protein MRNAPVSEENPRRAPVGVFVGLATLDVIHRIAKPPAVNEKITSAAQFVAAGGPAANAAVTFAALGGEATLVTALGDDPVADLIRADLTVCGVSVIDATAGSVRPVPVSSVAVVESTGDRSVISSDAVTSDATPPEDLGDHVDTADVVLVDGHHPLLARAAAQHAYERGTTVVVDAGRWKPVMADLVPYVSDMVCSGDFRTPGADTSDATAAALVESGVRTVVITHGGDPVTWWSGGESGEVPVPPVTVADTLGAGDAFHGAYAYYSTRSDSGVAERIDRSSRVAALRCSVVGPRAWLSKLPDQIRKRER from the coding sequence ATGAGGAACGCGCCGGTCTCTGAGGAAAACCCGCGGCGGGCCCCGGTCGGGGTCTTCGTCGGGTTGGCGACGCTGGATGTGATCCATCGCATCGCGAAACCGCCTGCGGTGAACGAGAAGATCACCTCGGCCGCGCAGTTCGTCGCCGCGGGTGGGCCTGCGGCAAACGCCGCGGTCACCTTCGCCGCACTGGGCGGCGAGGCGACGCTGGTGACGGCCCTCGGTGATGATCCGGTTGCTGATCTGATCCGCGCCGACCTGACCGTGTGCGGCGTGAGCGTCATCGACGCGACAGCGGGTTCGGTTCGGCCCGTGCCCGTCTCGTCGGTCGCCGTCGTCGAATCCACCGGCGACCGGTCGGTGATCTCGTCCGATGCCGTGACGTCGGACGCAACGCCGCCGGAGGACCTCGGCGACCACGTGGACACCGCCGACGTGGTGTTGGTCGACGGCCACCATCCGCTGTTGGCCCGCGCCGCCGCACAGCACGCGTACGAGCGCGGGACCACCGTCGTCGTCGATGCGGGGCGATGGAAACCCGTGATGGCCGACCTCGTCCCCTACGTCTCGGACATGGTGTGCTCCGGTGACTTCCGCACACCCGGCGCCGACACCTCGGACGCCACGGCTGCGGCGTTGGTGGAAAGCGGTGTCCGCACCGTGGTCATCACGCACGGCGGCGATCCCGTCACGTGGTGGTCCGGCGGTGAATCCGGTGAGGTGCCGGTGCCGCCGGTGACGGTGGCCGACACCCTGGGTGCCGGTGACGCGTTCCACGGCGCGTACGCCTACTATTCGACGCGCTCCGACAGCGGTGTTGCCGAGCGCATCGATCGCTCGTCGCGCGTTGCGGCATTACGGTGTTCGGTGGTCGGGCCACGGGCGTGGTTGAGCAAACTCCCCGATCAGATTCGAAAGCGAGAACGGTGA
- a CDS encoding GntP family permease, with translation MDEITLAERPAALLVVIALVAIAVLLFLIIKVRLHAFFSLIVVSVLTGLAAGISMGDVINVVIAGFSNTVGSVALLVGFGAVLGRLVEMTGGAQVLADKMLDRFGEKRAPLALAVASLFYAFPIFLDAGFIVMLPIIYTVARRLGGSFMLYVLPSIGAFLMMHALTPPHPGPTAAATVMGADVGMVVIVALLVGLPTWYLAGYRLSLIIAKRYPNMPVPNLLGEPKDYPEDERPGFWTVILVLLLPLVLIFFNTVFSTLEADGAVTKDNIFFQLSRLIGTTSIALLISVLLAMVLLYIRPRRRRNERIGGLLEDLVDDALAPVCSIILITGAGGAFGRILTETGIGKTLADGLDAFGLPVILAGFLIAIAFRVAQGSATVAATTAGSIMAPAVAELNLTGVALAAIVVAIAAGSITFSHVNDSGFWLVGRFCGFDTVTTLKTWTVVGTAIGFMSFVLATAVYLVAS, from the coding sequence ATGGACGAGATAACCCTTGCGGAGCGGCCTGCCGCCCTGCTTGTCGTCATCGCGCTTGTCGCCATTGCGGTTCTGCTCTTCCTGATCATCAAGGTCAGGCTGCACGCGTTCTTCTCGTTGATCGTCGTCAGTGTGCTGACCGGCCTTGCGGCGGGCATCAGCATGGGCGATGTCATCAATGTCGTCATCGCCGGCTTCAGCAACACCGTCGGCAGCGTGGCGCTACTTGTCGGGTTCGGCGCCGTCCTCGGGCGACTGGTCGAGATGACCGGTGGCGCACAGGTTCTCGCCGACAAGATGCTCGACCGTTTCGGTGAGAAGAGGGCGCCGCTGGCACTTGCCGTGGCGTCGCTGTTCTACGCGTTCCCGATCTTCCTCGACGCCGGCTTCATCGTCATGCTGCCGATCATCTACACGGTGGCACGGCGTCTGGGCGGATCGTTCATGCTGTACGTGCTGCCGTCCATCGGCGCGTTTCTGATGATGCATGCGCTGACCCCGCCGCACCCCGGTCCGACGGCCGCGGCCACGGTGATGGGCGCCGACGTGGGCATGGTGGTCATCGTCGCGCTACTGGTCGGCCTGCCGACCTGGTACCTCGCGGGCTACCGGCTCAGCCTCATCATCGCCAAGCGCTACCCGAACATGCCGGTGCCGAACCTGCTCGGTGAACCCAAGGATTATCCGGAGGACGAGCGGCCCGGATTCTGGACCGTGATCCTGGTTCTGCTGCTTCCGTTGGTGCTGATCTTCTTCAACACGGTGTTCTCGACCCTCGAGGCCGATGGCGCGGTGACGAAAGACAATATCTTCTTCCAGCTTTCACGCCTGATCGGCACCACCTCGATCGCGCTGTTGATCAGCGTGCTGCTGGCCATGGTGCTGCTGTACATCCGGCCGCGCCGGCGCCGCAACGAACGGATCGGCGGGCTACTGGAGGACCTCGTCGACGACGCGCTGGCACCGGTCTGCTCGATCATCCTGATCACCGGTGCGGGCGGGGCGTTCGGCCGCATCCTCACCGAGACCGGGATCGGCAAGACCCTCGCCGACGGCCTGGACGCCTTCGGGCTGCCGGTCATCCTCGCGGGCTTCCTCATCGCGATCGCCTTCCGCGTCGCGCAGGGGTCGGCCACGGTCGCGGCCACCACGGCGGGTTCGATCATGGCCCCGGCGGTCGCGGAGCTGAACCTGACCGGTGTCGCGCTGGCAGCAATCGTCGTCGCCATCGCCGCAGGCTCGATCACGTTCTCGCACGTGAACGATTCGGGGTTCTGGTTGGTCGGCCGCTTCTGCGGTTTCGACACGGTCACCACGTTGAAGACGTGGACTGTGGTCGGCACAGCCATCGGGTTCATGTCGTTCGTGCTGGCCACGGCGGTCTACCTGGTCGCAAGCTGA
- a CDS encoding enoyl-CoA hydratase/isomerase family protein yields MPDRQYTRFRLVRNRAVLRVVFDHPPMNLFDQTMISECSALLDDLRADRSVRVVLFSSAGPDFFLGHADLSLFLAPREGVPPKPVRLTLLQDLFERLRTVPQATIAVVEGRATGAGVELVTSCDMAFAARGRAVLTLFETAVGVLPGATGTQRLPRLMGRQRSPEIVRIPRHRAHPGHHLDRSSTRQHLGGLSIRPPHRCRGRRTHRGRGRTGRNPGHHARPDARRVHPRDRCVSG; encoded by the coding sequence GTGCCGGACCGGCAGTACACGCGGTTCCGCCTCGTGCGGAACCGCGCGGTTCTCCGGGTGGTGTTCGACCACCCGCCGATGAACCTGTTCGACCAGACCATGATCAGCGAGTGCAGCGCGTTGTTGGATGATCTGCGCGCCGACCGCAGCGTGCGGGTGGTCCTGTTCAGCAGCGCCGGTCCCGACTTCTTTCTCGGCCATGCCGATCTGTCGCTGTTCTTGGCGCCGCGCGAGGGCGTACCGCCGAAACCGGTCCGACTTACTTTGCTGCAGGATCTCTTCGAGCGTCTGCGCACGGTGCCGCAGGCGACGATCGCGGTCGTCGAGGGCAGGGCGACCGGCGCCGGGGTGGAACTCGTGACGTCGTGCGACATGGCGTTCGCCGCGCGCGGGAGGGCCGTGCTCACATTGTTCGAAACCGCCGTCGGTGTGCTTCCCGGCGCGACCGGCACCCAGCGGCTCCCCCGGCTGATGGGTCGGCAACGGTCCCCCGAGATCGTGCGGATCCCCCGTCATCGTGCCCATCCCGGGCACCACCTCGACCGGTCATCTACGCGACAACATCTCGGCGGCCTAAGTATCCGACCGCCTCACCGATGCCGAGGTCGCCGCACTCACCGCGGTCGAGGACGAACAGGGCGCAACCCTGGGCACCATGCCCGGCCGGATGCTCGACGCGTTCACCCGCGCGATCGGTGCGTGAGTGGATGA
- a CDS encoding helix-turn-helix transcriptional regulator, translated as MEQRPVEALPQALAGFLRAARARLRPDSVGLPAAARVAERRVPGLRRSEVAALAGVSVDYYTRMEQGKVRSASDAVIAGLADALQLDETERTYLFDLLSRRDARIHRAPKASRAKVRATIRDLVRAVPDRAVYVLGVGMEVLDMNDLARALLADFTRKTGNARSLAHWALLDPAARTHYVDWDTVAANVASTLRRHFLDHPEDARLQTLIGELTAKSPEFRRGWADHRVFELSHGIKRLHHPVIGDIDLHFEVFPVSGSPGQQLVVYQSQPGSPAEESLRILASWAADNGTGR; from the coding sequence ATGGAGCAACGGCCGGTGGAGGCGCTGCCGCAGGCGCTCGCGGGTTTCTTGCGTGCTGCGCGGGCACGGCTGCGGCCCGACAGCGTCGGGCTGCCCGCCGCGGCGAGGGTCGCCGAGCGGCGGGTACCTGGTTTGCGGCGCAGCGAGGTCGCGGCGCTGGCCGGCGTGAGCGTGGACTACTACACGCGGATGGAACAGGGCAAGGTGCGGTCGGCGTCGGACGCCGTGATCGCGGGACTGGCCGACGCGTTGCAGCTCGACGAGACAGAGCGGACGTACCTGTTCGACCTGTTGTCGCGACGAGACGCCCGAATTCATCGCGCACCCAAGGCTTCTCGGGCGAAAGTCCGGGCGACCATCCGGGATCTCGTACGGGCCGTACCCGACCGGGCCGTCTACGTCCTCGGGGTCGGCATGGAGGTCCTCGACATGAACGATCTCGCGCGGGCGCTGCTGGCCGACTTCACCCGCAAGACCGGCAACGCGCGCAGCCTCGCACACTGGGCGCTGCTCGATCCGGCGGCGCGCACTCATTACGTCGACTGGGACACCGTGGCCGCGAACGTTGCTTCCACCTTGCGGCGGCACTTTCTGGACCACCCTGAAGACGCGCGGTTGCAGACACTGATCGGTGAGCTGACCGCCAAGAGCCCGGAGTTCCGGCGCGGGTGGGCCGACCATCGCGTGTTCGAGCTGTCGCACGGGATCAAGCGGCTACATCACCCGGTGATCGGCGATATCGATCTGCACTTCGAGGTGTTCCCGGTTTCGGGCAGTCCCGGGCAACAATTGGTCGTCTACCAGTCGCAACCGGGTTCACCCGCGGAGGAGTCGCTGCGGATCCTGGCGTCGTGGGCCGCCGACAACGGCACCGGAAGGTGA
- a CDS encoding LacI family DNA-binding transcriptional regulator — MTTMDDVARLAGVSTSTVSHVLNGTRKVNAETRLRVEEAIEQTGYRRNVVARALAAGRTNTVGLSISALTNPYFGSLVHAVERALSDAGYVLIVGDSHDEAESEKRVVDSLLGRKVDGMIVAPAAGSERASLPEIARAGTPLVLIDRGADIESDQVGPENESSAKALTDHLLDIGHTRVGVVRGLAGISSTTERFDGYVAALSDRGIDLDASLIVDGESNTEAAERGVYALMSSADRPTALVSMNNAMTIGTLKAIRRLGLSIPGDVAFVCYDDFEWSDLFEPKLTAAAQDVETIGATAVELLLRRIQGDDGAAQHIRVPTTFHHRNSCGCA; from the coding sequence GTGACCACGATGGATGACGTCGCCCGGCTTGCCGGCGTGTCGACATCCACGGTGTCGCACGTGCTCAACGGCACGCGCAAGGTCAATGCCGAGACCCGGCTTCGCGTCGAGGAGGCGATCGAGCAGACCGGGTACCGGCGCAATGTCGTCGCGCGGGCACTCGCCGCCGGACGCACCAACACCGTCGGCCTGTCTATCTCGGCGCTGACCAACCCCTACTTCGGGAGCCTGGTGCACGCCGTCGAGCGGGCACTGTCCGACGCCGGGTACGTGCTGATCGTCGGTGACTCCCACGACGAGGCGGAATCCGAGAAGCGCGTGGTCGATTCGCTTCTCGGCCGCAAGGTCGACGGCATGATCGTAGCGCCCGCTGCCGGGTCGGAGCGCGCCTCCCTTCCTGAGATCGCGCGTGCGGGAACGCCTCTGGTGCTCATCGACCGCGGCGCCGACATCGAGAGCGATCAGGTGGGCCCGGAGAACGAGTCGTCGGCGAAGGCATTGACCGACCATCTGCTCGACATCGGGCACACGAGGGTCGGTGTGGTGCGTGGTCTCGCCGGGATTTCGTCGACCACCGAACGTTTCGACGGATACGTCGCGGCGCTGTCCGATCGCGGGATCGACCTCGACGCGTCGTTGATCGTCGACGGTGAATCCAACACCGAGGCCGCCGAGCGCGGCGTGTACGCGCTGATGTCGAGCGCCGATCGCCCGACCGCGCTGGTGTCGATGAACAACGCCATGACCATCGGCACCCTCAAGGCGATCCGCCGTCTGGGACTGTCGATCCCGGGGGATGTGGCGTTCGTCTGCTACGACGACTTCGAGTGGTCGGATCTGTTCGAGCCCAAGCTCACCGCGGCCGCGCAGGACGTCGAGACCATCGGTGCCACCGCGGTCGAACTGTTGCTGCGACGTATCCAGGGGGATGACGGTGCAGCGCAGCACATCCGGGTGCCGACGACGTTCCACCACCGCAATTCGTGCGGTTGCGCCTGA
- a CDS encoding nucleoside/nucleotide kinase family protein has product MTNVQDVQEATLDQMVEWAKALVVPGERRILGLTGAPAAGKSTVAEQLVAALGPEVAVLVPMDGFHLANEVLIDLGRRDRKGAHDTFDDGGYARLIATLRAQRVGDPVVYAPRFHREIEESIASSIPVPSTVPLVVTEGNYLLLDRDAWPTARSCIDEVWFLTLDTEVRRDRLRRRHEAFGKSPQDAERWALGPDERNAQLIESTAGRADRIVRVP; this is encoded by the coding sequence GTGACCAACGTGCAGGACGTGCAGGAGGCCACACTGGACCAGATGGTCGAGTGGGCGAAAGCACTCGTCGTTCCCGGCGAACGCCGCATCCTCGGCCTCACCGGCGCGCCGGCGGCCGGGAAGTCCACGGTCGCCGAACAACTTGTGGCCGCGCTGGGACCGGAGGTCGCCGTTCTGGTTCCCATGGACGGCTTCCACCTGGCCAACGAGGTGCTGATCGACCTCGGCCGGCGCGACCGCAAGGGCGCACACGACACCTTCGACGACGGCGGGTACGCGCGGTTGATCGCTACGCTGCGGGCGCAGCGCGTCGGTGACCCGGTGGTGTACGCACCGCGGTTCCACCGGGAGATCGAGGAGTCCATCGCCTCGTCGATCCCGGTTCCGTCGACGGTGCCGCTGGTGGTCACCGAGGGCAATTACCTTCTGCTGGACCGTGATGCGTGGCCGACGGCGCGGTCGTGCATCGACGAGGTGTGGTTCCTGACGCTCGACACCGAGGTCCGCCGCGACCGCCTGCGGCGTCGTCATGAGGCGTTCGGGAAATCCCCGCAGGACGCCGAACGCTGGGCACTCGGGCCAGACGAGCGCAACGCGCAGCTGATCGAGTCGACCGCAGGTCGCGCGGACCGGATCGTGCGTGTGCCGTGA